The Pyrobaculum sp. 3827-6 genome has a segment encoding these proteins:
- the pyrH gene encoding UMP kinase, giving the protein MALVIKLSGRVFDDEELVLRYASVINKLPGKVGVVAGGGELARRYIAVARRGGASNTFQDLLGIYASRLNALLLISLLRDAYPRVPANLEEFLAAWGGHRVVVAGGFQPGQSTATVAALVAEAVGSPVLLNAANIDAVYSDDPRRNPNAERMPELRYDEFEKILHSSALPGGYELMDVWSLSILRRNCITTYVFDGRRPDHIEAIARGENPGSRITC; this is encoded by the coding sequence ATGGCGCTGGTAATTAAGCTGTCCGGCCGGGTTTTCGATGACGAGGAGCTTGTGCTGAGATACGCCTCTGTTATAAATAAGCTACCTGGCAAGGTGGGGGTGGTGGCCGGGGGCGGGGAGCTGGCGAGGAGGTACATCGCCGTGGCGAGGAGGGGCGGGGCCTCTAACACTTTCCAAGACCTGCTGGGCATCTACGCCAGCAGACTCAACGCCCTTCTCCTAATCTCGTTGCTGAGAGACGCGTACCCCCGCGTCCCGGCTAACCTTGAGGAGTTTCTCGCGGCGTGGGGCGGCCACCGGGTGGTGGTGGCGGGGGGCTTCCAGCCGGGGCAGTCCACGGCGACGGTGGCGGCGCTGGTGGCCGAGGCCGTTGGCTCGCCTGTGTTGCTAAACGCCGCCAACATCGACGCGGTTTACAGCGACGACCCCCGGAGAAATCCAAACGCCGAGAGGATGCCTGAGCTGAGGTACGACGAGTTTGAAAAAATATTGCACTCCTCCGCCCTCCCCGGCGGCTACGAGCTTATGGACGTGTGGAGCCTCTCGATACTGCGGCGCAACTGCATAACCACCTACGTATTCGACGGGCGGCGGCCTGACCACATAGAGGCGATAGCCAGGGGGGAAAACCCCGGGAGTAGAATTACTTGCTGA
- a CDS encoding thioredoxin fold domain-containing protein, whose amino-acid sequence MIFRRQKPRLTPVTKTEVVRKLLDLAVVKAGNGDKAVLVFFDLRCPFCARLYKETEEILLDMARRGLITFAMCDYVVHRDAEPLHRKLRCLREEERLKLISDVYNGKRVEAGECPEGNLRECERLAEEVGVYGTPSLLFYDFSKGRGYIHFGYMSPSDVLDAISSL is encoded by the coding sequence GTGATATTTAGGAGGCAGAAGCCGAGGCTCACCCCGGTTACGAAGACGGAGGTGGTTAGGAAGCTCCTAGACCTCGCCGTGGTTAAGGCTGGGAACGGCGACAAGGCTGTGTTGGTCTTTTTCGACTTGAGGTGTCCCTTCTGCGCGAGGCTTTACAAAGAGACTGAGGAGATTCTCCTCGACATGGCTAGGAGGGGCCTCATAACCTTCGCCATGTGCGACTACGTGGTGCACAGAGACGCGGAGCCTCTGCATAGGAAGCTGAGGTGCCTCCGCGAGGAGGAGAGGCTTAAGCTCATCAGCGACGTGTACAACGGGAAGAGGGTGGAGGCTGGGGAGTGCCCCGAGGGCAACTTAAGGGAGTGCGAAAGACTGGCGGAAGAGGTGGGGGTCTACGGGACACCCTCCCTCTTGTTTTACGACTTCTCCAAGGGGAGAGGCTATATACACTTCGGCTACATGTCCCCCAGCGACGTGCTCGACGCCATTTCCTCTCTATGA
- a CDS encoding helix-turn-helix domain-containing protein has protein sequence MAEIPLKPASREDIRRLESALLVMSLYDRETVEAVKDPAQRVTWVDSLYVAAAALARERAGMPPSRIAEELGVSEATVRRHLKGETKAGQLVAKVYEKLLKEGFRVELPPELAEQCRREVAELREKLEKVKKALAEIQSWL, from the coding sequence ATGGCCGAGATCCCCCTAAAGCCGGCCAGCCGCGAGGATATTAGAAGACTGGAGTCAGCCCTGTTGGTAATGTCGCTCTACGACAGAGAAACTGTGGAGGCCGTCAAGGACCCTGCGCAGAGAGTTACGTGGGTTGACTCCCTCTACGTGGCGGCGGCCGCCCTCGCCAGGGAGAGGGCGGGGATGCCCCCCTCTAGGATAGCTGAGGAGCTGGGAGTCTCCGAGGCCACAGTAAGGCGCCATCTCAAAGGTGAGACGAAGGCAGGTCAGCTGGTGGCGAAGGTGTATGAAAAGCTGTTGAAAGAAGGCTTTAGAGTGGAGCTACCGCCCGAGCTCGCCGAGCAGTGCAGAAGGGAGGTGGCGGAGCTGAGAGAGAAGCTTGAAAAAGTGAAGAAAGCCCTCGCCGAGATACAGAGCTGGCTCTAG
- a CDS encoding adenosylcobalamin-dependent ribonucleoside-diphosphate reductase: MPSVAKLDGRLEPLSLNKLKLSVQRAASDVGVEVNGEVSIAVSRDVGSWELADMVQLELLKKAIDRPELALVAKSHLMGRVYKEALGRDYLKTKSGYGERAVARFRGLVEAGILKRESLELLSAFEPRPDFDKALSYNAVRLFTNGNYALRDGSFKIAETPSMAAWRVATAVARELGRARLYYDYITSQRLVPASPFWFNAWTHKEMFASCFTLEVEDCLSSLTHPGRYCIYDALAYSGIIQQLGGGVGYDFSLLRPEGDVVRGSVGVASGPISFMKLFDANVDVIKQGGKRRGAQMGTLHVWHPDVRKFIKAKTGELKDAHLQNFNISVFVDDSFMEKALGIDKDTRYPLINPRVYHDKTGRKAVEYVDIHREAEVPRDAVWGEVDARQLFREIAEGAWDSGDPGLIFKSNLNASNPLLGEEIEVSSYRFTYIWRSVNPCAETVQNPFEVCNLTHINLVKFVKDGCDGGTFEEKLGCIDWEGLAQAARVGTRFLEDAIERSRTGIKVIDEMNAATRKNGLGIMGFAEVLIKLGIPYASWEAVELINRIMGWIYVNALDESAELARERGPFKYFEKSAYARGEIPVLKFQDFVWSRWERVKHVYPPELREAGDRLRDITMRTRRWLAPYLERLRERVRGGVRNSVVLSIAPTGRTSILAGTTSGVEPVFALAFLRNVTVGTLVEYYEPGIEWLRARGLWTPQVRKAVEETGMLRDAPVPEEAKHLLATAMEIGWLWHVLMQASAQQWVDQGISKTINMPANAPKEDVYWAFALAWALGVKGITVYRDKSKSVQVIYTGLKQEIKKKLAETKVVLRPIALEASIEEAAEAAKLKALEEGKDPYCKTGDCG, from the coding sequence ATGCCTTCAGTCGCGAAGCTCGACGGCAGGCTGGAGCCTTTATCCCTCAACAAGCTCAAGCTCTCGGTGCAGAGAGCCGCCTCCGACGTGGGGGTGGAGGTAAACGGCGAAGTCAGCATAGCGGTGAGCCGCGACGTAGGCTCGTGGGAGCTCGCCGACATGGTTCAGCTGGAGTTGCTGAAGAAGGCAATTGACAGGCCGGAGCTCGCGCTGGTGGCCAAGTCCCACCTCATGGGGAGGGTGTACAAAGAGGCGCTGGGCAGGGACTACCTAAAGACCAAGTCCGGCTACGGCGAGAGGGCCGTGGCGAGGTTCAGAGGGCTTGTAGAGGCAGGCATCTTGAAGCGGGAGTCCCTTGAGCTCCTCTCAGCCTTCGAGCCCAGGCCCGACTTCGACAAGGCCCTCAGCTACAACGCTGTGAGGCTCTTCACCAACGGCAACTACGCCCTCCGCGACGGGTCGTTTAAAATTGCGGAGACCCCCTCAATGGCGGCGTGGCGCGTCGCCACCGCGGTGGCCAGGGAGCTGGGGCGGGCGCGGCTCTACTACGACTACATAACCTCCCAGAGGCTGGTGCCCGCCTCGCCCTTCTGGTTCAACGCCTGGACACACAAGGAAATGTTCGCCTCCTGCTTCACCCTGGAGGTGGAGGACTGCCTCTCCTCCCTCACCCACCCCGGGAGGTACTGCATATACGACGCCCTGGCCTACTCCGGCATAATACAACAACTGGGCGGCGGCGTGGGGTACGACTTCTCCCTACTCCGCCCCGAGGGAGACGTGGTCAGGGGTAGCGTAGGCGTCGCGTCGGGCCCCATCAGCTTCATGAAGCTCTTCGACGCAAACGTGGACGTGATCAAGCAGGGGGGCAAGCGCCGCGGAGCGCAGATGGGCACCCTCCACGTCTGGCACCCAGACGTCCGCAAATTCATCAAGGCCAAGACAGGGGAGTTGAAAGACGCCCACCTCCAGAACTTCAACATATCAGTCTTCGTAGACGACAGCTTCATGGAGAAGGCCCTAGGCATAGACAAAGATACGAGGTACCCGCTGATAAACCCACGGGTCTACCACGACAAGACGGGGAGGAAGGCGGTGGAGTATGTAGACATACACAGAGAGGCGGAGGTGCCCAGAGATGCCGTATGGGGCGAGGTGGACGCGAGGCAGCTTTTCCGCGAGATAGCAGAAGGCGCGTGGGACTCCGGCGACCCCGGGCTCATATTCAAGTCAAATCTCAACGCCTCTAACCCGCTACTCGGCGAGGAGATAGAAGTGTCAAGCTACCGCTTTACATACATCTGGAGATCCGTTAACCCTTGCGCCGAGACTGTTCAAAATCCATTTGAAGTATGTAATCTTACCCACATAAATCTTGTAAAGTTTGTAAAAGATGGTTGCGACGGGGGGACTTTTGAAGAGAAGCTGGGCTGTATCGACTGGGAGGGGCTGGCGCAGGCGGCTAGGGTGGGCACCAGGTTTCTGGAAGACGCCATAGAGAGGAGCAGAACTGGCATAAAGGTGATTGACGAGATGAACGCCGCCACTAGGAAGAACGGGCTGGGCATTATGGGCTTCGCCGAGGTCCTCATAAAGCTGGGGATACCCTACGCCTCCTGGGAGGCGGTGGAGCTGATAAACAGGATCATGGGCTGGATATATGTAAACGCTCTGGACGAGTCCGCGGAGCTGGCCAGGGAGAGGGGGCCCTTCAAATACTTCGAAAAGTCGGCGTACGCCAGGGGGGAGATACCGGTGCTCAAGTTCCAAGACTTCGTCTGGTCTCGGTGGGAGCGGGTGAAGCACGTCTACCCGCCCGAGCTCAGGGAGGCCGGGGACCGCCTCCGCGACATAACCATGAGGACGAGGCGGTGGCTAGCCCCCTACCTAGAGAGGCTGAGGGAGAGGGTGAGGGGCGGCGTGAGGAACTCGGTGGTGCTCTCAATAGCCCCCACAGGCAGGACCAGCATACTGGCGGGAACCACAAGCGGCGTGGAGCCCGTCTTCGCCCTGGCGTTCCTCAGAAACGTCACTGTAGGCACCCTGGTGGAGTACTACGAGCCCGGCATCGAGTGGCTGAGGGCCAGGGGCCTCTGGACGCCCCAGGTGAGGAAGGCCGTCGAGGAGACCGGCATGCTGAGGGACGCCCCCGTGCCCGAGGAGGCTAAGCACCTACTCGCCACGGCTATGGAGATCGGGTGGCTGTGGCACGTCCTCATGCAGGCCAGCGCCCAGCAGTGGGTCGACCAAGGCATCTCCAAGACTATAAACATGCCTGCCAATGCCCCCAAGGAGGACGTCTACTGGGCCTTCGCCCTGGCGTGGGCCCTCGGCGTCAAGGGCATAACTGTGTACAGAGACAAGTCGAAGTCCGTCCAGGTGATATACACCGGCTTGAAGCAGGAGATAAAGAAGAAGCTCGCCGAGACTAAGGTGGTGCTGAGGCCCATCGCCCTGGAGGCCTCCATAGAGGAGGCCGCAGAGGCGGCTAAGCTCAAGGCGCTGGAGGAGGGGAAGGACCCCTACTGCAAGACGGGCGACTGTGGATAG
- a CDS encoding CPBP family intramembrane glutamic endopeptidase: protein MRLFLATAFALGWLFQYLALYNPLWLVAAMWTPALGAILEMKKKGSLRPRPLRSELGSLVRIYRATAPAAAWLLLMCGVAYFLFGLQPLDLEKALQGRIPLWWYLATTAFMAPLAPVINAFLATFGEELGWRGYLLPRLASRYGWGGASVVVGLVWGLWHTPAILLVGHNYGKTWCLPCLALFVLLTIPMSFIHTWAYLKYGVWGAALLHGAVNGWAGIYILLYSQTAGDLLWGVTGIYGAATLSIVAAVFWIGLKSSLPPSGG, encoded by the coding sequence ATGAGGCTGTTCCTCGCCACAGCCTTTGCGCTGGGCTGGCTCTTCCAGTACCTAGCCCTGTACAACCCCCTCTGGCTCGTCGCAGCCATGTGGACGCCCGCGCTGGGGGCCATCCTGGAGATGAAGAAAAAAGGCTCTCTAAGGCCGAGGCCTCTACGCTCTGAGTTAGGTAGCCTCGTAAGGATCTACCGCGCCACAGCCCCCGCGGCGGCGTGGCTACTCTTAATGTGTGGAGTTGCCTACTTCCTCTTCGGCCTCCAGCCGCTCGACTTGGAAAAGGCGCTCCAGGGGCGGATCCCGCTGTGGTGGTATCTAGCCACCACGGCGTTTATGGCCCCCCTAGCGCCTGTAATAAACGCCTTTCTTGCCACCTTCGGGGAGGAGCTGGGGTGGAGAGGCTACCTACTGCCGAGGCTCGCCTCTAGGTACGGATGGGGAGGGGCCTCGGTCGTCGTAGGCCTCGTCTGGGGGCTGTGGCACACCCCCGCCATTTTGTTAGTAGGCCATAACTACGGCAAGACGTGGTGCCTCCCGTGCCTAGCCCTCTTCGTCCTCTTGACCATACCCATGAGCTTCATACACACCTGGGCCTATCTCAAATACGGCGTGTGGGGCGCCGCCCTTCTCCACGGCGCGGTAAATGGCTGGGCTGGCATCTACATACTGCTCTACTCCCAAACCGCCGGCGATCTTCTGTGGGGCGTCACGGGGATCTACGGCGCCGCCACGCTGTCAATAGTCGCCGCCGTCTTCTGGATAGGCCTCAAGAGCTCCTTGCCCCCTTCGGGAGGATGA
- a CDS encoding thioredoxin translates to MIRIVLHHTCKSSYTLYKALKGTPGLKFEMATLPYFPYLRQYVLSVPAVFVNERLLLLDPVEPGDVQALLDGKTEKELDVDEAVENAVRGVMASQALLSAVMLYKSLKPILDPELAAVISRARFHRQEHKTPQIIQRLREREEEILTEHWEHLVKLLTFGLVREMYWLGIDVEEVEKSHIKMWLLAKATVGRLGLPHPVPKTREEVVDSVYAVLREAGRRYMDRVAEEQQIIQSDAEFTSLIQA, encoded by the coding sequence ATGATCCGCATAGTGTTGCACCACACATGCAAGTCGTCATACACCCTCTACAAGGCGCTTAAGGGCACGCCAGGGCTGAAGTTCGAAATGGCGACACTGCCCTACTTCCCCTACCTAAGGCAGTACGTGCTAAGCGTACCCGCCGTCTTTGTAAATGAGAGGCTCTTGTTGCTCGACCCCGTGGAGCCAGGCGACGTCCAAGCCCTCCTAGACGGCAAGACCGAGAAGGAGCTGGACGTAGACGAGGCGGTGGAAAACGCCGTTAGGGGCGTAATGGCCAGCCAAGCCCTGCTCTCCGCCGTCATGCTGTACAAATCACTAAAGCCGATTCTAGATCCGGAACTCGCCGCCGTGATTTCCCGGGCCAGATTCCACAGACAGGAGCACAAGACGCCGCAGATAATCCAGAGGCTCAGGGAGAGGGAAGAGGAGATACTCACAGAGCACTGGGAACACCTCGTGAAGCTACTCACCTTCGGCCTCGTGAGGGAGATGTACTGGCTAGGCATCGACGTGGAGGAGGTCGAGAAGAGCCACATCAAGATGTGGCTACTGGCAAAAGCCACAGTCGGCAGACTCGGCCTCCCCCACCCAGTCCCCAAGACACGTGAAGAAGTGGTTGACTCGGTATACGCAGTGCTGAGAGAGGCGGGGCGTAGATACATGGACAGAGTCGCCGAGGAGCAGCAGATAATCCAAAGCGACGCAGAATTCACCTCCTTAATACAGGCATAA
- a CDS encoding B3/4 domain-containing protein: MEIVNEVRNLGVYVAYDVVAGVDNMRYVPQLEEEVRRVVEEVRRTLSLDTLKDHLIIRAYRDFYWRVLGIDPTKQRPAQEALLRRVLRGEPLPRINPAVDAGNAASIKYMVPIGLYDIAKIRGGVLRIRFSRKGEVFRPIGGSPIELDNQIVLASDSQILHIYPYRDSVETKIEESTRDILVVVAGVAGVGEERLVETARYLRNLFSLLGGAPVGEIRLA, encoded by the coding sequence ATGGAAATTGTGAACGAGGTTAGAAACCTCGGCGTCTATGTGGCCTACGACGTAGTCGCGGGCGTTGACAACATGAGATACGTCCCCCAGCTAGAGGAGGAGGTCAGGCGGGTGGTCGAGGAGGTTAGGCGCACGCTGTCCCTCGACACGTTGAAAGATCACCTAATAATTAGGGCGTACCGCGACTTCTACTGGAGAGTCCTCGGAATAGACCCCACTAAGCAACGGCCGGCCCAGGAGGCCCTCCTTAGGAGGGTGCTACGGGGCGAGCCGCTACCGAGGATAAACCCAGCAGTCGACGCGGGAAACGCGGCGTCGATAAAATACATGGTCCCCATCGGCCTCTACGACATAGCTAAGATAAGGGGCGGGGTTTTGAGAATAAGATTCTCACGGAAGGGGGAGGTCTTCCGCCCAATCGGCGGCTCTCCAATAGAGCTCGACAACCAGATAGTCCTCGCCTCAGACAGCCAGATCCTCCACATCTACCCCTATAGAGACAGCGTAGAGACGAAAATTGAGGAGTCCACTAGAGATATACTAGTGGTCGTCGCGGGGGTCGCCGGAGTCGGGGAAGAGAGGCTAGTCGAGACAGCCCGCTACCTCAGGAACCTCTTCTCCCTCCTTGGAGGCGCCCCGGTGGGCGAAATACGGCTAGCGTAG
- a CDS encoding HIT family protein, whose amino-acid sequence MDCIFCKIVRGEAPAWRVYEDEDFVVILDKYPASYGHLLVVSKRHFTNIIDAPAELSARGFEIATRLAKAWAGLGAQGVNVVTNAGRSAGQVVFHLHIHVIPRWGGQLLWHGKEEIREETAREVVEKLKGVLPEYFRR is encoded by the coding sequence ATGGACTGTATATTTTGTAAGATAGTTAGAGGCGAGGCGCCTGCCTGGAGGGTGTACGAAGACGAGGATTTTGTTGTGATTCTTGACAAGTACCCGGCGTCCTACGGCCACCTCCTCGTGGTTTCCAAGAGGCACTTTACCAACATCATAGACGCCCCGGCTGAGCTTTCGGCGCGCGGCTTTGAAATAGCCACGAGGCTTGCCAAGGCCTGGGCCGGGCTTGGGGCGCAGGGGGTCAACGTGGTGACCAATGCGGGGCGTAGCGCGGGGCAGGTGGTGTTCCACCTCCATATACACGTGATACCTAGGTGGGGCGGCCAGTTGCTCTGGCATGGCAAGGAGGAGATAAGAGAGGAGACCGCTAGGGAGGTCGTGGAGAAGCTTAAGGGCGTATTACCAGAATATTTCAGGAGGTAG
- a CDS encoding cyclic 2,3-diphosphoglycerate synthase → MRRVAIIGAAGRDFHVYNTVYRGSREYRVVAFLMTQIPIPNRRYPPSLSGVPEGIPIYTWSSYEELTRYLRELRVDEAVLAYSDLLYEEVGHIISAVLASGATFKIHGPGDTYLDSIKPVFAVTATRTGAGKSTVSREVVRELAARGLKAAVVRHPMPYRDLEEGVVEVFTKPEDLDKLTFEEREEYEQYVEMGVPVLAGVDYGQVLREAERRGDVVLWDGGNNDFPFFRPSFMVVVTDARRPGHEVGSFPGEVNLRIADAVIITKVSDAGRENVERVVANVKRANPRASITKADLEVSVDRDISGKRVLVVEDAPTVTHGGLPYAAGYIAAVKYGAEVVDPRPYAVGVVKKIYESYSTGPVLPSLGYTPEQRRDLEETIRRVPADVVLLATPARVERVVKIDKPTARVYWKLKVVEGPTVKELVDVFLERASLR, encoded by the coding sequence ATGCGTAGAGTGGCCATCATAGGGGCCGCCGGGAGGGATTTCCACGTCTACAACACAGTCTACCGAGGCTCGCGGGAGTACAGAGTGGTGGCTTTTTTAATGACCCAGATCCCCATCCCGAACAGGAGGTACCCCCCGTCCCTCTCCGGGGTGCCCGAGGGCATCCCCATATACACGTGGAGCTCTTACGAGGAGCTGACGCGCTACCTCAGGGAACTCAGAGTGGATGAAGCCGTGCTGGCCTACAGCGACCTCCTGTACGAAGAGGTGGGGCACATAATCTCGGCCGTTCTCGCCAGCGGGGCCACGTTTAAAATACACGGGCCGGGCGACACCTATCTCGACTCTATAAAACCGGTGTTCGCAGTCACCGCGACTAGGACTGGCGCCGGGAAGTCCACCGTGTCTAGGGAAGTTGTGAGAGAGCTCGCGGCACGCGGCCTCAAGGCGGCTGTGGTTAGACACCCCATGCCGTATAGAGACTTGGAGGAGGGGGTCGTGGAGGTCTTCACCAAGCCCGAGGATTTAGACAAGCTGACTTTTGAGGAGAGGGAGGAGTACGAGCAGTATGTGGAGATGGGCGTCCCCGTGCTGGCGGGGGTTGACTACGGCCAGGTGTTGAGGGAGGCCGAGCGCCGCGGCGACGTGGTGCTGTGGGACGGCGGCAACAACGACTTTCCCTTCTTCAGACCCAGCTTCATGGTTGTGGTTACAGACGCCCGCCGGCCCGGACACGAGGTGGGGTCCTTCCCGGGGGAAGTCAACCTACGTATTGCAGACGCGGTGATAATAACCAAGGTCAGCGACGCCGGGAGGGAAAACGTCGAGAGAGTGGTGGCCAACGTGAAGAGGGCGAATCCTAGGGCGTCGATTACAAAGGCCGATTTAGAAGTCTCGGTGGATAGAGACATATCGGGCAAGAGGGTTCTAGTAGTGGAGGACGCCCCCACGGTGACGCACGGCGGGTTGCCCTACGCCGCGGGCTACATCGCCGCGGTTAAGTACGGCGCCGAGGTGGTGGACCCCCGGCCGTATGCCGTCGGCGTGGTTAAGAAGATATATGAGAGCTACAGCACGGGGCCTGTGTTGCCCAGCCTGGGCTACACCCCGGAGCAGAGGAGGGATCTCGAGGAGACTATCAGGAGGGTGCCGGCGGATGTTGTGCTACTGGCCACGCCCGCCAGAGTGGAGAGAGTTGTGAAGATCGACAAGCCCACCGCCAGGGTTTACTGGAAGTTAAAGGTGGTGGAGGGGCCCACGGTCAAGGAGTTGGTGGATGTGTTTCTCGAAAGGGCTTCTCTACGCTAG
- a CDS encoding sigma factor-like helix-turn-helix DNA-binding protein produces MSVRLTETERRVAELYSRGMRPREIAESLGISINTVYKALSRARKAMELTEAQVEAEPRYAPQYYTFNTLVYVYPSAQPQLQISLSASRAVVVHDSYDAVLRKLDEIISLLKGARVERRAAAEPAPPNRSEADGHGGNGHLPDALKRNVWISLLRSRAT; encoded by the coding sequence ATGTCGGTGAGACTCACAGAGACAGAGAGGAGAGTGGCTGAGCTCTACTCCAGGGGGATGAGGCCGAGGGAGATTGCTGAGAGCCTCGGCATTTCGATAAACACGGTGTATAAAGCCCTGTCGAGGGCTAGGAAGGCGATGGAGCTGACCGAGGCGCAGGTAGAGGCGGAGCCTCGGTACGCGCCCCAGTACTACACATTCAACACGCTTGTATATGTCTACCCGAGCGCCCAGCCTCAGCTACAGATCTCCCTGTCGGCGAGCAGAGCCGTTGTTGTGCACGACTCTTACGACGCCGTGCTGAGGAAGCTAGATGAGATAATATCACTCCTCAAGGGGGCGCGTGTGGAGAGGCGCGCCGCGGCGGAGCCTGCGCCGCCCAACAGATCCGAGGCGGACGGGCACGGGGGAAACGGGCACCTCCCCGACGCGTTGAAAAGAAACGTTTGGATATCGCTCCTCCGTAGCAGGGCTACCTAG
- a CDS encoding metallophosphoesterase family protein, which yields MIVFGDVHIGSRRSKIQDLRRCLKSINPDEVAITGDLFDDQHRRVSRDEAIRLIRKAMDILGLRPRSLYIALSSSSHDPILPSPLVADIDGVEVTAHNGEVYIEGAARAVLSHGDKVVRSGVVAYFLDLARRGYVGRALKRRLGLGGDVWLAYGHSHVPYVDPENKIINPGSWKIYGVRRIRGGVYELPSAKPLCKPDLQPPQSLG from the coding sequence GTGATTGTATTCGGCGACGTTCACATAGGATCGCGGCGTTCCAAGATACAGGACCTCAGGAGGTGCCTAAAATCTATAAACCCAGATGAGGTCGCCATAACCGGGGACCTATTCGACGACCAGCATAGAAGGGTAAGCCGAGACGAGGCCATTAGGCTGATACGCAAGGCCATGGACATCCTAGGCCTCAGACCGAGATCCCTCTACATAGCTCTGAGCTCCTCCTCCCACGACCCCATACTGCCGAGCCCCCTCGTGGCCGACATAGACGGCGTCGAGGTGACGGCGCACAACGGAGAGGTCTACATAGAGGGCGCCGCCAGGGCCGTCCTCAGCCACGGCGACAAGGTAGTGAGAAGCGGCGTCGTTGCCTACTTCCTAGATCTCGCCAGGAGGGGCTACGTGGGGAGGGCTTTGAAAAGGAGGCTCGGCCTCGGCGGCGACGTGTGGCTGGCCTACGGCCACAGCCACGTGCCTTATGTAGACCCGGAGAATAAGATAATTAACCCAGGGAGCTGGAAGATATACGGCGTGAGGAGGATAAGAGGCGGCGTCTACGAGCTACCTTCTGCCAAACCTCTCTGCAAGCCAGACCTCCAGCCTCCCCAAAGCCTCGGGTAG
- the serS gene encoding serine--tRNA ligase, whose protein sequence is MSYSVLEALRSSPDVVRRVLTARRMDPSLVDKFLHLDEKWRRLKKEVDEARHEYNKLSREGAKAPPEKRKEIVEKARELAAKLEKMEKELEEAEREREELLWSFPNLIHESVPVCPEGVDSVLVRHWGVVKLVKDASTPLDKGVDYVVVERAPVGHADMAEAVLKMADTLKAGEVAGSRFYYLFDDLVWLDFALAMYAMDYLTQKGFRPVIPPYMLKLDLIRRVLDFDTFKDAIYKIEGEDLYLIATAEHGIAAYLYKRDLVEEELPQLYVGWSPCFRKEAGAGSRDIKGIFRVHIFHKVEQFVFSLPEDSWRWHEEITKNTEELIRGLGLPYRVVNICAHDLGAPAAKKYDIEVWYPAQGMYRELASCSNVTDWQSYRLGIRVTRKGMRREYVHTLNCTGLATTRTITAILENYQREDGAVEIPKALKPYLEPIKTAPKDFILPKGARSS, encoded by the coding sequence ATGTCCTACAGCGTACTGGAGGCCCTTAGGTCGAGCCCCGACGTGGTGCGGAGAGTCTTAACAGCCCGCAGGATGGACCCCTCCCTGGTGGATAAGTTTCTCCACCTAGACGAGAAGTGGAGGCGGCTGAAGAAAGAGGTAGACGAGGCCCGGCACGAGTACAACAAGCTGTCGAGGGAAGGCGCCAAGGCCCCACCTGAGAAGAGGAAGGAAATAGTAGAGAAGGCCAGGGAGCTGGCGGCCAAGCTCGAAAAGATGGAAAAGGAGCTTGAAGAGGCCGAGCGGGAGAGGGAGGAGTTGCTGTGGAGCTTCCCCAACCTAATACACGAGTCCGTGCCGGTCTGCCCCGAGGGCGTAGACTCCGTGCTGGTGAGGCACTGGGGTGTGGTGAAGTTGGTTAAAGACGCGTCGACTCCGCTCGACAAGGGCGTTGACTACGTGGTGGTGGAAAGAGCCCCAGTGGGCCACGCCGACATGGCCGAGGCCGTTTTGAAGATGGCCGACACGTTGAAGGCAGGGGAGGTGGCTGGCAGCCGCTTCTACTACCTCTTCGACGACTTGGTGTGGCTCGACTTCGCCCTGGCCATGTACGCCATGGATTACCTAACCCAGAAGGGGTTTAGGCCGGTGATCCCGCCGTACATGCTGAAGCTAGACCTAATCAGAAGAGTTCTGGATTTCGACACCTTCAAAGACGCCATATACAAGATAGAGGGGGAGGACCTCTACCTAATAGCGACGGCGGAGCACGGAATCGCGGCCTACCTCTACAAACGCGACCTCGTAGAGGAGGAGCTACCCCAGCTCTACGTCGGGTGGTCCCCATGCTTTAGAAAAGAGGCAGGAGCCGGGAGTAGGGACATAAAGGGCATATTTAGAGTCCACATATTCCACAAAGTGGAGCAGTTCGTATTCTCCCTGCCAGAGGACTCGTGGAGGTGGCACGAGGAAATTACAAAAAACACAGAGGAGCTCATAAGAGGCCTTGGACTGCCCTACAGAGTGGTGAACATATGCGCCCACGACCTCGGCGCCCCAGCCGCGAAGAAATACGACATAGAGGTGTGGTACCCCGCCCAGGGGATGTACAGAGAGCTGGCCAGCTGTTCAAACGTCACCGACTGGCAGTCCTACCGCCTCGGTATTAGAGTCACCAGGAAGGGCATGAGGCGGGAGTACGTGCACACGCTAAACTGCACGGGGCTCGCCACCACCAGGACCATCACGGCTATATTGGAGAACTACCAGCGGGAGGACGGCGCGGTGGAGATACCAAAGGCGCTGAAGCCCTACCTAGAGCCCATAAAGACGGCCCCCAAGGACTTCATCCTCCCGAAGGGGGCAAGGAGCTCTTGA